From a single Bacteroidota bacterium genomic region:
- a CDS encoding glycosyltransferase family 2 protein, translating into MLENNPVISFILINYNSDVFLNNIVREIITKVHKVLFEIVVFENCSTEQQDFSEIEKIGQVRLIKSFKNLGFGRGCNEAVQHAKGDYFIFINPDTEIVNLDLIYLLELIRNKEIGVLGIQHVDSTNSRVISVRPFCGVRQALFELFWLNRLVDWFNSKRIDFSVRNRGYAEVDFVSGAFMLIRKPVFKEMNGFDPFYFMYVEEADFAWRLKKSGYKNIFVPSQVIRHFQGKSVKNYIFELENNHRNQIYFVFKFRGLVSAILFTCIQSLNKAIRGIVYLLFGLLSDSVQNKKKGFAFLQVAKIYWWSKK; encoded by the coding sequence ATGTTGGAAAATAACCCTGTTATTTCTTTTATACTTATAAATTATAATTCTGATGTATTTCTAAATAATATAGTACGTGAGATAATAACCAAAGTACACAAGGTTTTGTTCGAGATTGTAGTATTTGAGAATTGCTCAACGGAACAGCAGGATTTTTCGGAAATCGAAAAAATAGGACAAGTACGATTAATAAAATCATTTAAAAATCTTGGTTTTGGAAGGGGATGTAATGAGGCTGTACAACACGCCAAGGGTGATTACTTCATTTTTATTAATCCTGATACAGAAATTGTTAATCTTGATTTAATCTATTTACTCGAACTTATTCGGAATAAAGAGATTGGAGTTCTGGGAATACAACATGTCGATAGTACTAATAGTAGAGTAATTTCTGTTCGACCTTTTTGTGGAGTCAGGCAGGCATTATTTGAATTATTTTGGTTGAATCGTCTTGTTGATTGGTTCAATTCCAAGCGAATTGATTTTTCAGTCCGAAACAGAGGCTACGCTGAGGTTGATTTTGTCTCTGGTGCATTTATGCTCATCAGAAAACCAGTTTTTAAGGAAATGAATGGTTTTGATCCCTTTTATTTTATGTATGTAGAAGAAGCCGATTTTGCATGGCGACTTAAAAAATCAGGATATAAAAATATTTTTGTTCCATCACAAGTTATCCGTCATTTCCAGGGAAAAAGTGTAAAGAATTATATCTTTGAACTTGAGAATAATCACCGTAATCAGATTTACTTTGTTTTTAAATTTCGAGGATTGGTGTCTGCAATTCTTTTTACTTGCATCCAATCATTAAATAAAGCTATACGAGGAATAGTTTATTTATTATTCGGTCTATTATCGGATTCAGTACAAAATAAAAAGAAAGGTTTTGCCTTTTTACAGGTTGCCAAAATTTATTGGTGGAGTAAAAAATGA
- a CDS encoding glycosyltransferase yields the protein MKILQISPQVPFPPNDGGRISIHGILTSMASLGHQLHFLTYAKEWSVLDAEKIIGPFATPHIISFHPKHNVSGGILNLFSPIPYNIEKFHRNEFLKVVQEIIANESIDVVHIDHLHMGWVVHWLKANTKIPVVLRQHNLEMRIMKRYAEQETNWMIRTYANLQYRKLLKYEPTICAMFDAVVMISDSDEVELRQLNPTVKAMTIPSGISSALLERKIGKTTGIKIAHIGAMDWAPNRDSLLSFISLHLPEIIRQFPELKLVAIGRGTDQIEIPDPLKSFVDAKGFVGDVWKELDSCIALVVPLRIGGGIRIKILEMMAAGIPVISSTVGAEGLPFVSGKIGFIADSSSEYCAAIQQLIQTPGKREQIIMSARHTIREQHTWEIIGGRFEQLYIQLIKNKGS from the coding sequence ATGAAAATTCTGCAGATTTCTCCGCAGGTTCCCTTTCCACCAAATGATGGGGGGCGTATCAGCATTCATGGCATCCTGACATCTATGGCCTCTCTGGGCCACCAGTTACATTTTTTGACCTATGCAAAGGAGTGGTCAGTTTTGGATGCAGAAAAGATTATTGGTCCATTCGCCACTCCACATATTATCAGCTTTCATCCCAAGCATAATGTATCTGGTGGAATACTGAATTTATTCTCTCCCATTCCATATAATATCGAGAAATTTCATCGGAATGAATTCCTGAAAGTTGTTCAGGAAATTATCGCCAACGAGTCGATCGACGTGGTTCATATTGACCATTTGCATATGGGGTGGGTTGTGCATTGGTTGAAGGCAAACACAAAGATTCCAGTTGTTTTACGTCAGCATAATCTGGAAATGCGGATTATGAAACGGTACGCAGAACAGGAAACCAATTGGATGATCAGGACATATGCTAATCTTCAATATAGAAAGCTCCTGAAATACGAACCAACAATTTGTGCCATGTTTGATGCTGTCGTCATGATTTCTGATTCCGATGAGGTGGAATTACGTCAATTAAATCCCACAGTTAAGGCAATGACAATCCCAAGCGGTATATCATCTGCTTTGCTTGAACGAAAAATCGGTAAGACTACCGGTATTAAAATTGCTCATATTGGTGCCATGGATTGGGCACCTAACCGGGATTCTCTTTTATCATTTATTTCACTCCATTTGCCTGAAATTATACGACAGTTTCCTGAATTGAAACTGGTTGCCATTGGAAGGGGAACAGACCAGATTGAAATCCCCGATCCGTTGAAATCCTTTGTTGATGCCAAAGGTTTTGTTGGTGATGTTTGGAAGGAATTGGATTCTTGTATTGCTCTGGTTGTTCCTCTGCGGATCGGTGGGGGAATACGTATCAAAATATTAGAAATGATGGCTGCCGGTATTCCTGTGATATCTTCAACTGTTGGTGCAGAAGGTTTGCCCTTTGTGTCTGGTAAAATAGGGTTTATTGCCGACTCCTCATCGGAGTATTGTGCTGCAATCCAACAATTAATACAGACTCCCGGAAAAAGAGAACAAATCATTATGTCTGCACGACATACCATTAGAGAACAGCATACATGGGAAATTATTGGTGGTCGGTTTGAACAATTATACATACAATTAATAAAGAACAAGGGATCCTGA
- a CDS encoding glycosyltransferase — protein sequence MLQRPPEVAEQPTISMIISLYNEESVISEKLANINSIDYPTDKLTVFFGLDSCSDHTEELIRSTPLKFPVRLIHYPERRGKIFVLFDLVMEAKSELLFFSDGNTMLQPDAIRNMTPWFQNPVINGVCGMLSLVPKGEMKWNEVLYWDYETRIKSDEGSLGYCIGANGGNYLIRKSAFPFSLGPGLYTDDFVIGLASLLDGGQFVFDSKSKAIEEDTGNRRVEFKRKIRIGKSNLSTLIYIRSWFRRLSLTPVFFLISHKMLRWLVPLVMVFVSLLLVVNTVIFGSFWCYLCGVVLFAHLLSTILFLMPASKFPVRFIDSALYIILMNWALFFGYVRFFLGSRESFWSSTIRK from the coding sequence GTGCTTCAGCGTCCGCCGGAAGTAGCTGAACAGCCCACTATCTCGATGATCATTTCACTGTACAACGAGGAGTCTGTCATATCCGAAAAACTGGCAAACATTAATTCCATCGACTACCCCACTGACAAACTGACCGTTTTTTTTGGTCTTGATTCCTGCAGCGATCATACAGAAGAACTTATCAGGTCCACACCGCTAAAATTTCCAGTCCGTTTGATTCATTATCCTGAACGACGGGGAAAAATCTTTGTTCTATTTGATCTGGTTATGGAGGCAAAGTCGGAATTGTTATTTTTTTCCGATGGTAATACCATGTTGCAACCGGATGCAATCCGAAACATGACGCCATGGTTTCAGAACCCGGTAATAAATGGAGTATGTGGGATGTTGTCTCTGGTTCCCAAGGGTGAAATGAAATGGAATGAAGTATTGTATTGGGACTATGAAACAAGAATAAAGTCAGATGAAGGCTCCCTGGGGTATTGCATTGGAGCCAATGGTGGAAATTACCTGATACGAAAATCCGCCTTTCCTTTCAGTTTGGGGCCTGGTTTGTATACTGACGATTTTGTGATTGGTCTGGCATCCCTTCTGGATGGGGGGCAGTTTGTTTTCGATTCTAAATCGAAAGCAATCGAGGAAGATACAGGTAATCGTCGTGTTGAATTCAAGCGAAAAATCAGAATTGGAAAATCCAATCTGTCCACACTGATCTATATCAGAAGTTGGTTCCGGCGTCTCTCTTTGACTCCGGTTTTCTTTTTGATCTCACATAAAATGTTAAGATGGCTTGTCCCACTGGTAATGGTTTTTGTCTCTTTGCTACTCGTAGTTAATACTGTTATTTTTGGCTCTTTTTGGTGTTATTTATGTGGAGTGGTTCTTTTTGCCCATCTGCTTTCGACCATTCTCTTTCTTATGCCTGCCAGTAAATTTCCCGTAAGATTCATTGATTCAGCTCTCTACATCATTCTGATGAACTGGGCTTTGTTTTTTGGGTATGTGAGGTTCTTCCTAGGTTCGAGAGAGTCGTTCTGGTCATCAACTATCAGAAAATGA
- a CDS encoding sugar transferase has translation MIKIIFAFILLFDLLAFNLSWWGYYTIRTMVQPDEFSIVPEQLWVTSVIMSGYWFLIFFLSGMYQVRLIVSRFDEAIQLVKTTLIGTLIIAFLIFLDEARVSQIADVRLVILLYWLVLMALTLGFRLTIRTIQRHMVVTGRLARRTIVIGSGKKAILAARNVNQYPALGYHFIGFVLQGKPTVDLTPALGDVKELKDLIKSEQVEEIIVAIETDDRPFLSEVLSTVNGGRVGVKIIPDLYDVVSGQARTQQIYGFPLIDLNPNFLTPFEKAAKRAFDVVFSLLFLLAASPVMLLSALIIRLESKGPVFFIQERVGRNGRPIRVIKFRSMVVDAEKHTGPVLATKDDPRITRWGRFMRKTRIDEFPQLFNVLKGDMSVVGPRPERQHFIDKYRDLVPFYERRLKVQPGITGLAQVKGSYENSLEDVFEKLKFDLYYIENMSFKMDMTILFHTVFTMLRMKGQ, from the coding sequence ATGATAAAAATCATTTTTGCCTTCATCCTCCTCTTCGATCTGCTCGCCTTTAATTTGTCCTGGTGGGGGTATTACACCATCCGGACGATGGTTCAACCCGATGAGTTTTCCATTGTTCCCGAGCAGTTATGGGTCACGTCGGTGATCATGTCAGGGTATTGGTTTCTGATTTTCTTCCTGAGTGGGATGTACCAGGTCCGGCTGATTGTTTCCCGTTTTGATGAAGCCATTCAACTGGTGAAAACAACCTTAATCGGTACCCTTATCATCGCCTTTCTTATTTTTCTGGATGAGGCAAGGGTTTCGCAGATTGCTGACGTGCGGCTGGTGATTCTGCTTTACTGGTTGGTACTGATGGCGCTGACCCTTGGTTTCCGGCTGACCATACGGACTATTCAGCGGCATATGGTTGTGACCGGCCGGCTGGCACGCCGGACCATCGTGATCGGGTCGGGGAAAAAGGCCATTCTGGCTGCCAGAAATGTAAATCAGTACCCGGCACTCGGGTATCATTTCATCGGGTTTGTGCTTCAGGGAAAACCAACGGTCGACCTGACCCCTGCATTGGGTGATGTGAAGGAGCTGAAAGATCTGATTAAGTCGGAGCAGGTGGAGGAAATCATTGTTGCCATCGAAACCGATGACCGGCCGTTCCTTTCAGAGGTCCTTTCGACGGTTAACGGGGGACGGGTGGGTGTCAAAATCATTCCCGATTTATATGATGTGGTATCCGGCCAGGCCAGAACTCAGCAGATATACGGGTTCCCGCTGATCGATCTGAATCCGAACTTTCTTACACCCTTTGAAAAGGCGGCTAAACGAGCGTTCGATGTGGTTTTTTCTTTGTTATTTCTGCTGGCTGCCTCTCCCGTCATGTTGTTGAGTGCGCTGATTATCCGGTTGGAAAGCAAGGGTCCTGTGTTTTTCATTCAGGAACGGGTCGGCCGGAATGGCAGACCGATCCGGGTGATCAAGTTCCGGTCCATGGTGGTAGATGCAGAAAAGCACACCGGTCCGGTTCTGGCAACGAAAGATGACCCGCGGATCACCCGTTGGGGTCGGTTTATGCGGAAAACCCGGATTGATGAATTTCCTCAATTATTCAACGTGCTGAAAGGGGATATGTCGGTGGTGGGTCCCCGGCCGGAGCGGCAGCATTTCATCGATAAGTACCGGGATCTTGTTCCGTTTTATGAACGCAGGCTGAAAGTTCAGCCAGGAATCACGGGCCTGGCTCAGGTGAAGGGAAGTTATGAGAATTCGCTTGAAGATGTCTTTGAAAAGTTAAAATTCGACCTGTACTACATTGAGAATATGTCCTTTAAAATGGATATGACGATTCTGTTTCATACGGTATTTACGATGCTTCGCATGAAAGGGCAGTGA
- a CDS encoding GxxExxY protein, giving the protein MDDEHIIRKILDCSFKVHKTLGPGLLESAYEECLNYELVKSGLRIERQKGLPIVYEEIHIGVGYRLDLLVESRIIVEIKAVECLLDVHYAQIITYLKLSNLKLGLLINFNTKLLKNGIHRIIN; this is encoded by the coding sequence ATGGATGATGAACATATTATCAGGAAGATTTTGGATTGCTCCTTTAAAGTTCACAAGACCTTAGGCCCGGGATTATTGGAATCTGCTTATGAAGAGTGCCTTAACTATGAGTTAGTTAAATCTGGGTTAAGGATCGAAAGGCAAAAGGGACTTCCGATTGTTTATGAAGAAATTCATATCGGCGTTGGCTATCGACTTGATCTTTTAGTGGAAAGCAGAATCATCGTTGAAATTAAGGCGGTCGAATGTCTTCTTGATGTTCATTACGCTCAAATAATCACCTATTTGAAATTGTCAAATCTGAAACTTGGTCTTTTAATTAACTTCAATACAAAACTATTGAAAAATGGAATTCATCGTATCATTAATTAA
- a CDS encoding DegT/DnrJ/EryC1/StrS family aminotransferase has product MSISMVDLKNQYLKIKPEVDAAIQKVLDTTAYIGGPDCGELECELAGYHGVKHAIGCANGTDALQIAMMALGIGPGDEVVTTAFSFVATTETIAVTGARPVYVDIHPKTFNMDPSKLEAAITARTKAIIPVHLYGQPADMDEILQIAAKYRLPVIEDNAQSIGALYKGKKAGSMGLISTTSFYPAKNLGCFGDGGMIFTNDDRLAEKLRMIANHGSRKRYYHEILGLNSRLDTIQAAVLRVKLKYLDQWATARQQAAETYNRLLSGSGVVTPFLAPDRTHVYHQYSILADKRSALQDFLKTKGIPTAVHYPHALHLQPAFSNYGFIAGDFPVAEDAASRILCLPIHTEMTAEQLTFISESIHQFYKS; this is encoded by the coding sequence ATGTCTATTTCGATGGTTGATCTGAAAAACCAGTACCTGAAAATCAAGCCAGAGGTCGATGCGGCCATTCAGAAGGTGCTTGATACAACCGCGTATATTGGTGGTCCTGATTGCGGAGAACTGGAATGTGAACTGGCTGGTTATCACGGTGTGAAACATGCCATCGGGTGTGCAAACGGAACCGATGCCCTGCAGATTGCCATGATGGCCCTTGGAATCGGACCGGGTGATGAAGTGGTGACCACCGCCTTTTCCTTCGTGGCCACTACCGAAACCATTGCTGTGACCGGTGCACGTCCGGTTTATGTGGATATCCATCCGAAAACCTTTAATATGGATCCGTCTAAACTGGAAGCGGCCATTACGGCCCGCACCAAAGCCATCATTCCCGTTCATCTGTACGGACAACCAGCCGATATGGATGAGATTCTGCAGATTGCGGCCAAATACCGTCTGCCGGTGATTGAAGACAATGCCCAATCGATCGGAGCCTTGTACAAAGGGAAAAAAGCCGGGTCCATGGGACTGATTTCCACGACTTCTTTCTATCCTGCTAAAAACCTGGGTTGTTTTGGTGATGGTGGTATGATTTTCACCAATGATGACCGTCTGGCCGAGAAACTGCGGATGATTGCCAATCACGGATCCCGGAAACGATATTACCATGAAATACTGGGACTGAACAGCCGTCTTGATACCATTCAGGCGGCCGTCCTGCGGGTGAAACTCAAATACCTCGATCAGTGGGCCACTGCCCGCCAGCAGGCAGCAGAAACGTATAACCGTCTGCTTTCCGGTTCGGGAGTGGTAACCCCGTTTCTGGCTCCCGACCGGACTCACGTGTACCATCAGTACTCGATTCTGGCTGATAAACGGTCTGCTCTTCAGGATTTTCTGAAAACCAAGGGTATTCCCACAGCGGTTCATTACCCGCATGCACTTCATTTGCAACCGGCTTTTTCGAACTATGGATTTATCGCCGGTGATTTTCCGGTGGCTGAAGATGCGGCCAGCCGGATTCTCTGTCTGCCTATCCACACTGAAATGACGGCCGAGCAGCTTACCTTCATTTCAGAATCTATTCACCAATTTTATAAATCATGA
- a CDS encoding polyprenol monophosphomannose synthase, whose amino-acid sequence MSTTPQPNPVLVIVPTYNEVENIDRLLSRIRAQEVPVDILFIDDNSKDGTSEKIKAHMAADPHIAILERPGKMGLGTAYVAGFKYALERSYQYIMEMDADLSHDPGEIPRFLQAAQEADIVLGSRYITGVNVINWPLKRLILSYGANVYAGLVLGTKIKDMTGGFKMFRREVLESLDLDRLKSNGYSFQIETTYRALCKGFKVREISIIFYDRTAGSSKMSKAIVREAIMMVWKLRLRHLIGRL is encoded by the coding sequence ATGAGTACCACTCCACAACCAAACCCGGTTCTGGTCATTGTGCCCACCTATAATGAGGTGGAAAATATTGACCGGCTTCTCTCCAGAATCCGTGCACAGGAAGTTCCGGTGGATATCCTGTTTATCGATGATAACTCGAAGGATGGCACCTCTGAGAAGATCAAGGCACACATGGCAGCCGATCCGCACATTGCCATTCTGGAACGTCCCGGCAAAATGGGATTGGGAACTGCTTATGTGGCAGGTTTCAAGTATGCATTGGAACGTTCCTACCAGTATATCATGGAAATGGATGCCGATCTCAGCCATGATCCCGGCGAAATTCCCCGGTTTCTTCAGGCCGCTCAGGAGGCTGATATTGTGCTGGGCTCGAGATATATCACCGGTGTGAATGTTATCAATTGGCCTTTGAAACGACTGATTCTCAGTTATGGTGCCAATGTCTATGCAGGGTTGGTCCTTGGTACCAAAATCAAGGACATGACCGGCGGCTTTAAAATGTTCAGACGGGAGGTCCTGGAAAGTCTGGATCTGGACCGGTTAAAATCGAACGGATACAGTTTCCAGATTGAAACCACTTACCGTGCCCTTTGCAAGGGTTTTAAAGTCCGCGAAATCTCCATCATTTTTTACGACCGGACTGCCGGAAGCAGCAAAATGTCCAAAGCCATCGTCAGGGAAGCCATTATGATGGTATGGAAGCTCCGTCTTCGTCATCTGATCGGGCGGTTATAA